The following are encoded together in the Corynebacterium jeikeium genome:
- a CDS encoding alpha/beta hydrolase family protein: MTRTIRSVHVTIPTESGWQLAGTVDMPRDVKLEDAPRRAVVAHCFTCTRGAIGVTRISKALARAGYASLRFDFAGLGDSGGEFEETTLATNVSDVRAAAEWFGGAELLVGHSLGGTAVQRAAAEVASVESIVTVGTPFELQETAKRAPEIMQMFERQRELSLGQALLDELAAADSADTVAAVSSSDATSLVLHSPDDQVVPVAEAHAMRAALPRADWVSLEGMDHLLLQRGSGQRVGEMIAAWEGLRLK; this comes from the coding sequence ATGACCCGCACGATACGCTCCGTTCACGTGACCATTCCCACAGAAAGTGGCTGGCAGTTGGCGGGAACGGTGGATATGCCGCGGGATGTGAAGTTGGAGGATGCGCCGCGGCGGGCAGTTGTCGCGCACTGCTTTACGTGTACGCGCGGGGCGATTGGGGTGACGCGCATTTCCAAGGCGCTGGCGCGGGCAGGTTATGCGAGCTTGCGCTTCGACTTCGCTGGACTGGGTGACTCGGGTGGCGAGTTCGAGGAGACCACGCTGGCGACGAACGTTTCCGACGTGCGCGCTGCCGCCGAGTGGTTCGGCGGGGCGGAGTTGCTCGTGGGGCATTCGCTGGGAGGCACCGCGGTGCAGCGGGCGGCGGCGGAGGTCGCTTCGGTGGAGAGCATCGTGACCGTCGGCACGCCCTTTGAACTGCAGGAAACCGCGAAGCGCGCGCCGGAGATCATGCAGATGTTCGAGCGCCAGCGGGAGCTTTCTTTGGGCCAGGCGCTGTTGGATGAGCTCGCCGCGGCCGATTCGGCCGATACTGTGGCCGCCGTTTCTTCTAGTGACGCCACGTCTCTGGTGCTGCACTCCCCCGATGACCAGGTAGTTCCCGTGGCGGAGGCGCATGCGATGCGGGCGGCACTGCCTCGCGCGGACTGGGTGAGCCTGGAGGGGATGGATCACCTGCTGCTGCAGAGGGGATCCGGGCAGCGTGTAGGCGAAATGATCGCGGCGTGGGAAGGCTTGCGCTTAAAGTAG
- a CDS encoding PHD family toxin-antitoxin system antitoxin component, with amino-acid sequence MFSYTEYESLRETAYLLRSPENARRLLGSIENLERGRGAHHDLIED; translated from the coding sequence ATGTTTAGCTATACCGAGTACGAATCGCTGCGAGAAACTGCTTACCTTCTGCGCTCCCCCGAGAACGCTCGCCGCCTCCTCGGTTCCATCGAGAATCTGGAGCGGGGGCGCGGCGCCCATCACGACCTCATTGAGGACTAA
- the rraA gene encoding ribonuclease E activity regulator RraA yields the protein MAEEKLTFIPTADLVDIIGSDVRSCDTQFRDLGGVVEFCGKITTVKCFQDNALLKSVLQEDNPGGVLVIDGDASMHTALVGDIIAGLGKDHGWAGVVINGPIRDSKVIGQMEFGCKALGTNPRKSTKTGEGERDVTVSFGGVDFVPGEYIYCDSDGIIVSDEIVQPV from the coding sequence ATGGCTGAAGAGAAACTGACTTTTATTCCGACCGCCGACCTGGTGGACATCATTGGCAGCGACGTGCGCAGCTGCGACACGCAGTTCCGCGACCTGGGCGGCGTGGTGGAGTTCTGCGGGAAGATCACCACGGTGAAGTGCTTCCAGGACAATGCGCTGCTGAAGAGCGTGCTGCAGGAGGACAATCCGGGTGGCGTGCTGGTGATCGACGGAGATGCGTCGATGCACACTGCGCTGGTGGGCGACATTATTGCGGGCCTGGGCAAGGATCACGGCTGGGCCGGAGTGGTGATTAACGGGCCGATCCGTGATTCCAAGGTGATTGGCCAGATGGAGTTCGGCTGCAAGGCGCTGGGCACCAACCCGCGCAAGTCCACGAAGACCGGCGAGGGCGAGCGCGACGTGACGGTGAGCTTCGGCGGCGTGGACTTCGTCCCCGGCGAGTACATCTACTGCGATTCGGACGGCATTATCGTTTCCGACGAGATTGTGCAGCCGGTCTAA
- a CDS encoding ABC transporter ATP-binding protein, with protein MSTTKLAQAIEVRGISKTFKPRSNQPVHALKDVSLSVRPGEIIALLGTNGAGKTTLVDLILGLTSPTAGTVKVMGQTPKQAVYNQNISALLQTGGLLHDLTVKDTVEMIAAAFPEHLPLDEVIEQANLEPIYKRRVGKCSGGEQQRLRFALAILGNPDILILDEPTAGMDAGARHRFWDSMKHQAQLGRTIIFATHYLEEADNFAQRIVLMHEGEIVADGTTDELRNMSANRVVSAEFPGGFPELSSLRGVIKSEANGRRLRITTNDSDALARYLLTETDARDLDITSHSLEDTFLALTNENEEA; from the coding sequence ATGAGTACAACAAAACTGGCACAGGCCATAGAAGTAAGAGGAATCAGCAAGACCTTCAAGCCACGTTCCAACCAACCGGTGCACGCGCTGAAGGACGTTAGCCTCAGCGTTCGCCCGGGCGAGATCATCGCACTGCTCGGCACCAACGGCGCGGGCAAGACCACCCTCGTGGACCTGATCCTAGGGCTCACTTCCCCGACCGCCGGCACAGTGAAAGTTATGGGGCAAACCCCCAAGCAGGCCGTGTACAACCAGAACATCAGCGCACTGTTGCAGACCGGTGGCCTGCTCCACGATCTGACCGTGAAGGACACTGTGGAGATGATCGCCGCCGCCTTCCCCGAGCACCTACCGCTCGACGAGGTTATCGAGCAGGCCAACCTGGAGCCGATCTACAAGCGCCGCGTAGGCAAGTGCTCCGGCGGCGAGCAGCAGCGCCTTCGCTTCGCCCTAGCAATCCTCGGCAACCCGGACATCCTCATCCTCGATGAGCCCACCGCTGGTATGGACGCCGGCGCACGCCACCGCTTCTGGGACTCCATGAAGCATCAGGCGCAGCTGGGCCGCACTATCATCTTCGCGACCCACTACCTAGAGGAAGCGGACAACTTCGCCCAACGCATCGTGCTTATGCACGAAGGCGAAATTGTTGCCGACGGCACCACCGACGAGCTGCGAAACATGAGTGCCAACCGCGTGGTTAGCGCCGAGTTCCCGGGTGGATTCCCCGAGCTATCGAGCCTTAGGGGCGTCATAAAGAGCGAAGCAAACGGCCGTCGCCTTCGTATCACTACCAACGACTCTGACGCGCTTGCCCGGTACCTGTTGACGGAAACTGACGCCCGCGATCTCGACATCACTAGCCACAGCCTGGAGGACACATTCCTTGCGCTGACGAACGAAAACGAGGAGGCCTAA
- a CDS encoding ABC-ATPase domain-containing protein: MARNTLSDLFSRTKSLDGAGYGAYKKLKGAYSESGLTVSIDRVQADPYASPSKVRLILPTKVASIPQHLVDDATGRVAVADFLARRIQADPNRPRNVHVGDIGQQVLERTHVLVTPDRVEARLLVGLPAKGRRILGRQAAHLLADDLPNLSDDCLRHDRFDPADVQALEDHVALLRDQEALRAQLKSRKLVAFVGNGAILPRAAGDSDRPLAANRATSFESPESLSQTFELPSGRTVTGMGIPEGLTVIVGGGYHGKSTLLRALERGIYPHVSGDGREWVISRADVASVRAEDGRPITGDDISPFITNLPTGTDTSRFSTTNASGSTSQAANVVEAHAAGACALLIDEDTSATNFMIRDRLMQRLVPNNKEPITPFVQRVRSLYDATSVSTVLIAGGSGAYLRLADTVIAMDAYRPSEVTARAHEIALERQTPVDTEDAQEAGEFQHITAERVLARGTLSSRKPPKPRGLSTISVDRSDIDLSAVGQLVAPSQTAAIAAALAWLSKNADGQTPLVDLVARLEQQITEKGLAVLTPGRDHPGHLSRPRGAEILAAANRYRELKLA, encoded by the coding sequence ATGGCACGAAATACTCTCTCGGATCTCTTTTCCCGCACCAAAAGCCTCGACGGCGCAGGCTACGGAGCCTACAAGAAGCTGAAGGGCGCGTATAGCGAATCGGGTCTGACGGTTTCCATCGACCGCGTGCAGGCCGATCCTTATGCCAGCCCCTCCAAGGTGCGGCTCATCCTTCCCACGAAGGTTGCGAGCATCCCACAGCACCTCGTTGACGATGCCACCGGCAGGGTAGCGGTAGCCGACTTCCTGGCCCGGCGGATCCAGGCCGATCCCAACCGACCGCGCAACGTCCATGTCGGCGATATCGGTCAGCAGGTTCTCGAGCGCACCCACGTGCTGGTCACCCCGGATCGCGTAGAGGCCCGCCTACTCGTCGGCCTCCCCGCCAAAGGTCGCCGCATTCTCGGCCGCCAGGCAGCACATTTGCTGGCCGATGATTTGCCGAACCTCTCTGACGACTGCCTGCGCCACGATCGCTTTGACCCCGCCGATGTGCAGGCCCTCGAAGATCACGTGGCACTCCTGCGCGACCAGGAGGCATTGCGCGCCCAGTTGAAGTCCCGCAAGCTCGTCGCCTTCGTCGGCAACGGCGCGATCCTTCCGCGCGCGGCGGGAGATAGCGACCGCCCACTGGCCGCCAACCGGGCAACGTCTTTTGAATCCCCGGAGTCGCTTTCCCAAACCTTCGAGCTCCCCAGCGGCCGCACGGTCACGGGGATGGGCATACCGGAGGGCCTCACCGTCATCGTCGGCGGTGGTTACCACGGCAAGTCAACGCTTCTGCGCGCCCTGGAACGCGGCATTTACCCGCACGTCTCCGGCGATGGCCGCGAGTGGGTTATCTCCCGTGCCGACGTTGCCAGTGTCCGCGCTGAGGATGGCCGCCCCATCACCGGCGACGACATTTCGCCGTTCATCACCAATCTGCCCACTGGCACCGACACGAGCCGCTTTTCCACCACGAACGCATCGGGCTCCACCTCCCAGGCCGCCAATGTCGTCGAAGCGCATGCCGCAGGCGCTTGCGCGCTGCTCATCGACGAGGACACCTCGGCCACTAACTTCATGATCCGCGACCGCCTCATGCAGCGCCTCGTACCGAACAACAAGGAGCCCATCACCCCGTTTGTGCAGCGTGTTCGTTCTTTATATGACGCCACCTCGGTCTCCACCGTCCTAATCGCTGGTGGCTCGGGTGCCTATCTGCGGCTGGCCGATACTGTCATTGCGATGGATGCCTACCGTCCCAGCGAGGTGACCGCACGTGCACATGAGATCGCGCTGGAGAGGCAGACCCCGGTAGACACAGAAGATGCGCAAGAAGCGGGGGAGTTCCAACACATTACCGCCGAGCGTGTCCTGGCGCGCGGGACTCTGTCGTCTCGCAAGCCTCCAAAACCTCGCGGGCTATCCACTATCAGCGTGGATCGTTCGGACATTGACCTAAGCGCCGTCGGGCAGCTTGTTGCGCCATCTCAGACAGCGGCGATCGCGGCTGCGCTGGCGTGGTTGTCTAAGAACGCCGATGGCCAGACCCCGCTGGTGGATCTGGTTGCTCGTCTGGAGCAGCAGATCACCGAGAAGGGTCTGGCCGTGCTGACGCCGGGGCGTGATCACCCCGGCCACTTGAGTCGCCCGCGCGGGGCGGAAATCCTGGCTGCGGCAAACCGCTACCGGGAGCTCAAACTCGCCTAG
- a CDS encoding glycerophosphodiester phosphodiesterase family protein, producing the protein MKTPLTWRKTAAAAVAAIVSLGSAGTAVAAQGSIAGSSFSFGSSIAGSSKPEPAKPQGFDLQSHRGGRGEYTEESRKAFEESVKMGVSTLELDIVLAEDGTPVVWHDPEIQADKCTDTKPATENDPEFPYVGKLIHELNWKQLQTLNCNKVLKDFPDAKAEEENKLLQLQDVFDIAAADPQMRFNIETKIEAEDREKSAEPQEFVDAILPVVRANKATSRTTIQSFDWRSLPLVRKAQPDISLALLYDATTWKSDSQWIGDVDYDKVGGDVNKAATQLGAEILSPHYKLVTPESVASAHEAGLQVLPWTVNEKPDMQAMIDAKVDGLITDYPTRGMEVLKENERQVL; encoded by the coding sequence ATGAAGACACCCCTCACCTGGCGCAAGACCGCTGCCGCAGCAGTGGCCGCCATCGTTTCCCTCGGTTCCGCCGGCACCGCAGTTGCCGCGCAGGGTTCCATCGCCGGATCCTCCTTTAGCTTCGGCTCCTCCATCGCTGGATCCTCGAAGCCTGAGCCAGCCAAGCCACAGGGCTTCGACTTGCAGTCCCACCGTGGTGGACGTGGCGAGTACACCGAGGAATCTCGCAAGGCATTCGAAGAGTCCGTGAAGATGGGCGTATCCACCCTGGAACTGGATATCGTCCTGGCCGAGGATGGCACTCCGGTCGTTTGGCACGACCCAGAGATCCAGGCCGACAAGTGCACCGACACCAAGCCCGCCACCGAGAATGACCCGGAGTTCCCCTACGTAGGCAAGCTCATCCATGAGCTGAACTGGAAGCAGCTGCAGACTCTGAACTGCAACAAGGTGCTGAAGGACTTCCCGGATGCGAAGGCCGAGGAAGAAAACAAGCTGCTGCAGCTGCAAGATGTGTTCGACATCGCCGCTGCCGACCCGCAGATGCGCTTCAACATCGAAACCAAGATCGAGGCAGAGGATCGCGAAAAGTCCGCCGAGCCGCAGGAATTCGTCGACGCGATCCTGCCGGTCGTGCGCGCCAACAAGGCCACATCCCGCACCACCATCCAGTCCTTCGACTGGCGCTCGTTGCCGCTGGTACGCAAGGCCCAGCCGGATATTTCTCTGGCGCTTCTTTATGACGCCACCACGTGGAAGTCCGACTCCCAGTGGATCGGTGACGTTGACTACGACAAGGTTGGCGGCGACGTAAACAAGGCCGCGACCCAGCTGGGTGCGGAGATCCTCTCTCCTCACTACAAGCTGGTCACTCCGGAAAGCGTGGCCTCTGCCCACGAGGCAGGCCTGCAGGTTCTGCCGTGGACCGTCAACGAGAAGCCCGACATGCAGGCGATGATCGACGCGAAGGTCGACGGTCTGATCACCGACTACCCGACCCGCGGCATGGAGGTTCTCAAGGAGAACGAGCGCCAGGTCCTCTAG
- a CDS encoding ABC transporter permease, with protein MSTTLKFAGHELLRLRRDMTTLFFSVGLPIFFYLIFGAMQEYGDQEMNGGNVSAFVMLGMAFYAGVVGAVGAAGTSVTDNRSGWGRQLALTPLRPWQLAFANGLSIAVRAVLPIVAVFIVGGLTRAHMQADQWALSFVACVLCAIPFGFYGLAWTLTIPKENTVAIATASIVILAFAGNVFMPLSGSLLQVGRFTPMYGAMMLVRWPLAEGAQLLDHGFINDPMWYAWVSIAVWTAIFVGVCLLMGKRDKERS; from the coding sequence ATGAGCACCACCCTAAAATTCGCCGGTCACGAGCTACTACGCCTGCGCCGGGACATGACCACCTTGTTCTTCAGCGTCGGTCTGCCGATCTTCTTCTACCTGATTTTCGGCGCAATGCAGGAATATGGCGATCAGGAAATGAACGGCGGAAACGTCTCCGCGTTCGTCATGCTGGGCATGGCCTTCTACGCCGGCGTAGTAGGCGCCGTCGGCGCAGCGGGTACTTCCGTGACAGATAACCGCAGTGGTTGGGGCAGGCAGCTGGCCCTTACTCCCCTGCGCCCGTGGCAGCTAGCCTTCGCCAATGGCCTGAGCATCGCCGTGCGTGCGGTGCTGCCGATCGTGGCCGTGTTTATAGTCGGCGGGCTAACCCGGGCCCACATGCAGGCCGACCAGTGGGCGCTGAGTTTTGTCGCATGTGTACTGTGTGCCATACCTTTCGGCTTCTACGGCTTGGCGTGGACACTGACTATTCCGAAGGAGAACACGGTGGCCATCGCCACTGCCTCCATCGTGATCCTGGCCTTCGCCGGAAACGTTTTTATGCCACTCAGCGGATCGCTTCTGCAGGTGGGCCGTTTCACTCCCATGTACGGCGCGATGATGCTAGTTCGCTGGCCGCTGGCCGAAGGCGCTCAACTGCTCGACCACGGATTCATCAACGACCCGATGTGGTACGCCTGGGTTAGCATCGCGGTATGGACGGCGATTTTCGTGGGAGTCTGCTTGCTCATGGGCAAGCGCGACAAGGAGCGCAGCTAA
- a CDS encoding glycosyltransferase family 87 protein, which produces MSVIASTSSRGTSKRLPGAFGAFVAFALLAAYAVYRLTLPEVRAYWFTNLFKWPTDFKVYYNAAVALNSGQELYSQPFVGGLPFTYPPFSGVIFRLLPLAPFEVAASIWLGLTALVLFAVIVGVFRERGYAWSPGLILVSLAALVASFNLAPVFGTFFWGQINIFLMGLVALDFLRRRTGNKGGGIFSGLAAGIKLTPVFFYLPLLLGRRWHAMVYMTLTILATIVIGFLFVPDAKSFWQTKIFETQRIGGEDNPGAQSLGAVFHRLGYDSTVLWLACVVVILALYSIVVLGCYRRGNYSMIMALGGVVACIISPFSWYHHWVFLVPLFVVFLDAGFQLVRAVSDKVKGAPGWVLEQLLSFAVVAALTVVFLPFVSNATSRRFGFFGQGVAHDNPLWQGAFTFLGVAFVVVAAAYYTVRYFTDRRATGTERAAAGSL; this is translated from the coding sequence ATGAGTGTTATAGCTTCCACCAGTTCGCGCGGCACCTCCAAGAGGCTGCCGGGCGCTTTTGGTGCGTTCGTGGCTTTCGCTCTTCTCGCTGCGTATGCGGTGTACCGGCTTACTTTGCCAGAGGTTCGTGCTTACTGGTTCACGAACCTCTTTAAGTGGCCGACGGATTTCAAGGTCTATTACAACGCGGCGGTGGCACTGAACAGTGGCCAGGAGCTGTATTCTCAGCCTTTCGTCGGGGGCCTTCCATTTACGTATCCGCCCTTTTCTGGCGTGATTTTTAGGTTGCTGCCGCTTGCACCGTTTGAGGTTGCGGCAAGTATCTGGCTAGGCCTCACCGCCTTGGTGCTGTTTGCGGTGATCGTCGGGGTTTTCCGCGAGCGCGGTTATGCCTGGTCCCCGGGGTTGATCCTCGTTTCCCTGGCAGCACTAGTCGCATCGTTCAACCTGGCTCCGGTCTTCGGTACTTTCTTCTGGGGCCAGATCAACATCTTCCTCATGGGCTTGGTTGCCCTGGATTTCCTGCGCAGGCGCACCGGCAACAAGGGCGGCGGCATCTTCAGCGGCCTGGCCGCCGGCATTAAACTCACCCCGGTCTTCTTCTACCTGCCGCTGTTGCTGGGCAGGCGCTGGCACGCAATGGTTTACATGACCCTCACGATCCTCGCGACCATCGTCATCGGCTTCCTTTTCGTCCCGGACGCCAAGTCTTTCTGGCAGACCAAAATCTTCGAAACGCAGCGCATCGGCGGCGAGGACAACCCGGGCGCGCAGTCCCTCGGCGCCGTCTTCCACCGCCTGGGTTACGACAGCACGGTACTGTGGCTCGCCTGCGTGGTCGTCATCTTGGCGCTGTACAGTATCGTGGTCCTGGGCTGCTATCGCCGCGGTAACTACTCGATGATCATGGCCCTCGGCGGGGTTGTTGCCTGCATCATCTCGCCGTTTAGCTGGTATCACCACTGGGTGTTCTTGGTGCCGCTCTTTGTCGTTTTTCTGGACGCCGGGTTCCAGCTCGTACGGGCGGTCTCAGACAAGGTGAAGGGCGCGCCGGGCTGGGTTCTCGAACAGCTGCTGAGCTTTGCCGTAGTGGCGGCCCTGACAGTTGTGTTCCTGCCTTTCGTCAGCAACGCAACGTCCCGCAGGTTCGGCTTCTTCGGCCAGGGCGTGGCTCACGATAACCCGCTGTGGCAGGGCGCCTTCACCTTCCTGGGCGTGGCCTTCGTCGTGGTGGCCGCAGCGTACTATACGGTCCGGTATTTCACGGACCGCCGAGCTACTGGGACCGAGCGCGCCGCTGCTGGTTCTCTGTAG
- a CDS encoding response regulator transcription factor, with product MTIRVLLAEDQSLVRGALIALLNAEPDIEVVAECATGTEAVALALEQPIDVALLDIEMPGMNGIDAAKELAGNRCRCLIVTTFGKAGYVKRAMEVGVDGFIVKDTPPEELADAIRRVHAGLRVIDPTLAQESLLTPDNPLSERETEVCQQLFEGKSSPAIAKALHLSPGTVRNHISSIMTKTGAGNRYEAAHVAKTNGWI from the coding sequence ATGACGATTCGTGTACTACTTGCCGAGGATCAATCACTGGTTCGCGGGGCACTGATCGCACTACTGAACGCGGAGCCGGACATCGAGGTCGTTGCCGAATGCGCGACCGGGACCGAGGCCGTGGCACTGGCGCTGGAGCAGCCGATCGACGTGGCTCTGCTAGACATCGAGATGCCTGGGATGAACGGCATCGATGCTGCGAAGGAGCTTGCCGGGAATCGGTGCCGCTGCCTGATCGTCACGACATTCGGCAAAGCCGGGTACGTCAAACGTGCGATGGAAGTGGGCGTGGACGGATTCATCGTTAAGGACACGCCTCCCGAGGAACTCGCCGATGCCATCCGGCGCGTCCATGCAGGCCTGCGCGTTATCGACCCGACGCTTGCCCAGGAAAGCTTATTGACGCCCGATAATCCCCTTAGCGAGAGGGAAACCGAGGTGTGCCAGCAGCTTTTCGAAGGAAAGAGCTCCCCTGCCATCGCCAAGGCGCTGCACCTCTCGCCGGGGACTGTGCGGAATCACATCTCCAGCATTATGACTAAGACGGGCGCGGGGAATCGCTACGAGGCGGCGCACGTGGCGAAGACGAATGGGTGGATCTAG
- a CDS encoding sensor histidine kinase, with protein MRPFDGFQLNSAIFASIWLIFLVPVALQVYTGEGFATTAKAWMTICLLAFGTFYFYAFGSLGYFPRGWGTLARALLRWGILLAIALASVPAMQAGAVAFAPYLAAMLGFTVTLRKALPIVVATGVLGTVAVWNWWPDDLTWGAFTLFVMPLLLVALGIFSQYDESRHKLRHELDLAQQREDIATDVHDLLGHSLTVINLKSEVARRAMDNNPEQAKQELKEISDLSRLALAEVRSTVTRMRTPTFAGELQAARRALETKGVTAHLPELLQAPGAHDAVFSWGLRELTTNVVRHSGASACWVSVNAHKLQVTDNGCGLNGEVTQGTGGLAGLRQRVEEAGGKLIVRRERGLSTVLIAMEDDDELIDDSAVAEEAAR; from the coding sequence ATGCGCCCTTTTGACGGGTTTCAGTTGAACTCCGCCATCTTCGCCTCGATATGGCTGATATTCCTGGTGCCCGTCGCTCTGCAGGTTTACACAGGGGAAGGATTCGCCACTACGGCGAAAGCCTGGATGACTATATGCCTGCTGGCCTTCGGCACGTTCTACTTCTACGCCTTCGGCTCGCTGGGATACTTTCCACGCGGCTGGGGAACACTAGCGCGGGCACTTCTGCGCTGGGGCATACTGCTAGCCATTGCGTTGGCCAGCGTGCCAGCGATGCAGGCTGGCGCGGTGGCCTTTGCCCCCTACCTAGCCGCGATGTTGGGATTCACGGTGACGCTGCGGAAGGCACTGCCGATCGTGGTGGCAACGGGTGTACTCGGGACGGTTGCAGTGTGGAACTGGTGGCCGGACGACCTTACCTGGGGCGCATTCACCCTTTTCGTCATGCCGTTGTTACTCGTCGCTCTTGGGATTTTCAGCCAATACGATGAATCTCGCCACAAGCTGCGGCACGAGCTGGACCTGGCGCAGCAGCGGGAGGATATCGCAACGGACGTGCACGATCTGCTGGGTCACTCGCTGACGGTGATCAACCTAAAGTCCGAGGTCGCCAGACGGGCAATGGACAACAACCCCGAGCAGGCTAAGCAGGAACTCAAGGAAATCAGCGACCTCTCCCGCCTAGCCTTGGCGGAGGTGCGTTCGACGGTCACCCGAATGCGCACACCCACCTTCGCCGGTGAGCTGCAGGCGGCGCGCCGGGCTTTGGAAACTAAGGGCGTCACTGCACATTTACCCGAACTCCTGCAGGCACCGGGCGCACACGACGCGGTGTTTTCCTGGGGGCTGCGTGAGCTCACGACAAACGTGGTGCGGCACTCCGGGGCGAGCGCGTGCTGGGTGAGCGTCAATGCCCACAAGCTGCAGGTCACCGATAACGGTTGCGGGCTCAACGGTGAGGTCACACAGGGTACAGGCGGTCTGGCCGGTCTGCGCCAAAGAGTCGAGGAAGCCGGCGGGAAGCTGATTGTGCGCCGCGAACGGGGCCTGAGTACCGTGCTGATCGCGATGGAAGACGACGACGAGCTGATCGACGATAGCGCAGTGGCAGAGGAGGCCGCCCGATGA